A DNA window from Streptomyces canus contains the following coding sequences:
- a CDS encoding dihydrolipoamide acetyltransferase family protein, which yields MTTMTEASVREFKMPDVGEGLTEAEILKWYVQAGDTVTDGQVVCEVETAKAAVELPIPYDGVVRELRFPEGTTVDVGTAIIAVDVAGGAPAVPETPAEAPEASAAPEKKPEGRQPVLVGYGVAASSTKRRPRKGPEVPVQQASVAIQTELNGHGPAATSPAATVQPRPLAKPPVRKLAKDLGVDLTTVIPSGPDGIITREDVHAAANPAEAPAPEPVVTQAPATAPVAPTASYDAARETRVPVKGVRRATAAAMVGSAFTAPHVTEFVTVDVTRTLKLVEELKQDKDLQGLRVNPLLLIAKALLVAIKRNPDINASWDEANQEIVLKHYVNLGIAAATPRGLIVPNIKDAHTKTLPQLAQSLGELVATAKEGRTSPAAMQGGTVTITNVGVFGVDTGTPILPPGEAAILAVGAIRLQPWVHKGKVKPRQVTTLALSFDHRLVDGELGSKVLADVAAVLEQPKKLITWA from the coding sequence GTGACGACGATGACGGAAGCGTCCGTGCGCGAGTTCAAGATGCCCGACGTGGGCGAGGGGCTCACCGAGGCGGAGATCCTCAAGTGGTATGTCCAGGCCGGTGACACGGTCACCGACGGGCAGGTGGTGTGCGAGGTGGAGACGGCCAAGGCGGCCGTCGAACTGCCCATCCCCTACGACGGCGTGGTGCGCGAGCTGCGCTTCCCTGAGGGCACCACGGTGGACGTGGGCACGGCGATCATCGCGGTGGATGTGGCGGGCGGGGCCCCCGCGGTCCCGGAGACGCCGGCCGAGGCTCCGGAAGCCTCCGCGGCTCCCGAGAAGAAGCCGGAGGGCCGTCAGCCGGTCCTGGTCGGCTACGGCGTGGCGGCCTCCTCGACCAAGCGCCGACCTCGCAAGGGCCCGGAAGTCCCGGTCCAGCAGGCGTCGGTCGCGATCCAGACCGAACTGAACGGCCACGGCCCGGCCGCCACGAGCCCGGCCGCCACCGTGCAGCCCCGCCCGCTGGCCAAGCCCCCGGTGCGCAAGCTGGCCAAGGATCTGGGCGTCGACCTCACCACGGTGATCCCGTCCGGCCCGGACGGCATCATCACCCGCGAGGACGTCCACGCGGCGGCGAACCCGGCCGAGGCGCCCGCGCCCGAGCCGGTGGTGACGCAGGCCCCGGCCACTGCCCCGGTGGCCCCCACCGCGTCGTACGACGCTGCCCGCGAGACCCGTGTCCCGGTCAAGGGCGTCCGCAGGGCGACGGCCGCGGCGATGGTCGGTTCGGCGTTCACCGCCCCGCACGTCACGGAGTTCGTGACGGTGGACGTGACCCGCACCCTGAAGCTGGTCGAGGAGCTCAAGCAGGACAAGGACCTGCAGGGCCTACGCGTGAACCCCCTCCTGCTGATCGCCAAGGCCCTGCTGGTCGCGATCAAGCGCAACCCCGACATCAACGCCTCCTGGGACGAGGCGAACCAGGAGATCGTGCTCAAGCACTACGTCAACCTGGGCATCGCGGCGGCCACCCCCCGTGGCCTGATCGTCCCGAACATCAAGGACGCCCACACCAAGACACTGCCGCAACTGGCCCAGTCCCTGGGCGAGCTGGTGGCCACCGCCAAGGAGGGCCGCACCTCGCCGGCCGCGATGCAGGGCGGCACCGTCACCATCACCAACGTCGGCGTCTTCGGCGTCGACACCGGCACCCCCATCCTCCCGCCCGGAGAGGCCGCGATCCTCGCCGTCGGCGCGATCAGGCTCCAGCCCTGGGTCCACAAGGGCAAGGTGAAGCCCCGCCAGGTCACCACCCTCGCGCTGAGCTTCGACCACCGCCTGGTGGACGGCGAGTTGGGCTCCAAGGTCCTGGCCGACGTGGCGGCCGTCCTGGAGCAGCCGAAGAAGTTGATCACCTGGGCGTGA
- a CDS encoding D-alanyl-D-alanine carboxypeptidase family protein produces MITATKGLRVRRAAAVAITTGAVLATGALTAAPAQALTTPSITAKGGFLMNSATGTTLYSKSGNTKRLTASTTKIMTAKVVLSQSNLNLDAKVTIKKAYSDYIVSKGASSAHLIVGDKVTVRQLLYGMMLPSGCDAAMALADKFGSGSTVSARTKSFIAKMNTTAKNLGMTNTKFDSFDGISNGSNGSTPKDLTLLARNVMKNSTFKTVVKTKSYTAKTITKTGSTRTMGAWTNTNTLLGWNGTLGIKTGSGTDSKYCLVFAATKNGESVIGAVMTSSSAANRTTDVKKLINYGYAKIS; encoded by the coding sequence TTGATTACCGCTACCAAGGGCCTCCGCGTCCGCAGAGCCGCAGCCGTCGCCATCACGACCGGCGCAGTGCTCGCCACCGGAGCTCTCACCGCGGCACCCGCGCAGGCGCTCACGACGCCGAGCATCACCGCCAAGGGCGGATTCCTGATGAACAGCGCGACCGGCACGACCCTCTACAGCAAGTCGGGAAACACGAAGCGGCTCACCGCTTCCACCACGAAGATCATGACCGCGAAGGTCGTGCTCTCGCAGTCGAACCTGAACCTGGACGCCAAGGTCACCATCAAGAAGGCGTACAGCGACTACATCGTCTCCAAGGGCGCTTCGTCCGCCCACCTGATCGTCGGCGACAAGGTCACCGTCCGTCAGCTGCTCTACGGGATGATGCTGCCGTCCGGCTGCGACGCCGCGATGGCCCTCGCCGACAAGTTCGGCTCGGGCTCGACGGTCTCCGCGCGCACCAAGTCCTTCATCGCGAAGATGAACACGACGGCCAAGAACCTCGGCATGACGAACACGAAGTTCGACTCGTTCGACGGGATAAGCAATGGTTCGAACGGCTCGACGCCGAAGGACCTCACGCTGCTCGCCCGCAACGTGATGAAGAACTCGACCTTCAAGACCGTCGTGAAGACCAAGTCGTACACGGCGAAGACGATCACCAAGACCGGCAGCACCCGCACCATGGGTGCCTGGACGAACACCAACACCCTGCTCGGCTGGAACGGCACGCTCGGCATCAAGACCGGCTCGGGCACCGACTCCAAGTACTGCCTCGTCTTCGCCGCCACGAAGAACGGCGAGTCCGTCATCGGCGCGGTCATGACCTCCTCCTCGGCGGCCAACCGCACGACCGACGTGAAGAAGCTCATCAACTACGGCTACGCGAAGATCAGCTGA
- a CDS encoding MFS transporter, with protein MNRSTLPGAPSPEGAPPGGRRAMAVWGIGVSVYFVAVIFRTSLGVAGLDAADRFHVNASALSTFSILQLLVYAGMQIPVGLLVDRLGTKKVLTFGVVLFTAGQLGFAFSPSYGTALASRALLGCGDAMTFISVLRLGTRWFPARRGPLVAQLAGLAGMAGNLVSTLVLARLLHGIGWTPAFAGSSLAGVVVLVLLLLFLKDHPEGHEPEPFPHQGAAYVRRQIAASWREPGTRLGLWVHFTTQFPAMVFLLLWGLPFLVEAQGLSRAVAGELLTLVVLSNMVVGLVYGQVVARHHEARLPLALGTVGATALLWAATLAYPGERAPMWLLIVLCVVLGSCGPASMLGFDFARPANPSERQGTASGITNMGGFVASMTTLFAVGVLLDATDDNYTVAFSSVFVLQALGVSQILRLRGRAARRERERLVASRVETVHVPA; from the coding sequence ATGAACAGGTCCACTCTGCCGGGTGCCCCTTCTCCAGAAGGGGCACCCCCAGGCGGCCGACGCGCTATGGCGGTGTGGGGCATCGGCGTCTCCGTCTACTTCGTCGCGGTCATCTTCCGTACGTCCCTCGGAGTCGCCGGCCTCGACGCGGCCGACCGCTTCCATGTGAACGCCTCGGCCCTGTCGACCTTCTCGATCCTCCAACTCCTCGTCTACGCGGGCATGCAGATACCCGTCGGCCTGCTCGTGGACCGGCTCGGCACCAAGAAGGTGCTGACGTTCGGCGTGGTGCTCTTCACGGCGGGGCAGCTCGGCTTCGCGTTCTCACCGTCGTACGGAACGGCCCTCGCCTCGCGCGCTCTGCTCGGCTGCGGCGACGCGATGACCTTCATCAGCGTGCTGCGCCTGGGCACCCGCTGGTTCCCGGCCCGGCGCGGACCGCTGGTCGCGCAGCTCGCCGGGCTCGCCGGCATGGCGGGCAACCTGGTCTCCACACTGGTGCTGGCCCGGCTCCTGCACGGCATCGGCTGGACCCCGGCGTTCGCGGGCAGCTCGCTCGCGGGTGTGGTGGTGCTGGTCCTGCTGCTCCTCTTCCTCAAGGACCACCCCGAGGGACACGAGCCGGAGCCGTTCCCGCACCAGGGGGCGGCCTATGTACGGCGGCAGATCGCCGCGTCCTGGCGGGAGCCCGGCACCCGCCTCGGGCTGTGGGTGCACTTCACGACCCAGTTCCCGGCGATGGTGTTCCTGCTGCTGTGGGGACTGCCGTTCCTCGTCGAGGCGCAGGGGCTGTCCCGGGCGGTGGCGGGCGAACTGCTCACTCTCGTCGTGCTGTCCAACATGGTCGTCGGCCTGGTCTACGGCCAGGTCGTCGCCCGGCACCACGAGGCGCGGCTGCCGCTCGCGCTCGGGACCGTGGGGGCGACGGCGCTGCTGTGGGCGGCCACGCTGGCCTATCCCGGCGAGCGTGCGCCGATGTGGCTGCTGATCGTGCTGTGCGTGGTGCTCGGCTCGTGCGGACCGGCCTCGATGCTCGGTTTCGACTTCGCGCGGCCGGCGAACCCGTCGGAGCGGCAGGGGACCGCGTCCGGCATCACGAACATGGGCGGGTTCGTCGCGTCGATGACCACCCTGTTCGCCGTCGGTGTGCTCCTGGACGCGACCGACGACAACTACACCGTCGCTTTCTCCTCCGTCTTCGTACTCCAGGCGCTCGGCGTCAGCCAGATCCTGCGGCTGCGCGGGCGGGCGGCCCGACGGGAGCGGGAGCGGCTGGTGGCGAGCCGGGTGGAGACGGTCCACGTGCCCGCCTGA
- a CDS encoding GntR family transcriptional regulator has translation MSLAVKQPPAADRVYAHVKQGVLDRRYEGGTLLTEGELGEAVGVSRTPVREALLRLEVEGLIKLYPKKGALVLPVSAQEIADVVETRQLVEGHAARKAVPASPQLITRLEELLARQKEQAAAGDLAGAAVTDRCFHAEIVRSGGNEILNRLYDQLRDRQLRMGVAVMHAHPDRITKTLTEHEQILQALRSGDAEAVVGLIHGHVEWFSHLARGEVR, from the coding sequence ATGAGTCTGGCCGTGAAACAGCCTCCCGCCGCCGACCGCGTCTACGCCCACGTCAAGCAGGGTGTCCTGGACCGTCGTTATGAGGGCGGGACCCTGCTCACCGAGGGCGAACTCGGCGAGGCCGTCGGAGTATCCCGCACACCCGTTCGAGAGGCGCTGCTGCGTCTCGAGGTCGAGGGGCTGATCAAGCTTTACCCGAAAAAGGGGGCGCTGGTCCTGCCGGTCTCCGCCCAGGAGATCGCCGACGTCGTCGAGACCCGGCAGCTCGTCGAGGGACACGCCGCCCGCAAGGCCGTACCGGCGTCCCCGCAGCTCATCACGCGCCTCGAGGAACTGCTCGCGCGGCAGAAGGAGCAGGCCGCCGCCGGGGATCTGGCCGGAGCCGCCGTCACCGACCGCTGCTTCCACGCCGAGATCGTCCGCAGCGGCGGCAACGAGATCCTGAACCGGCTCTACGACCAGCTCCGCGACCGCCAACTCAGGATGGGCGTCGCCGTGATGCACGCCCACCCGGACCGCATCACCAAGACCCTCACCGAGCACGAGCAGATCCTCCAGGCACTGCGCTCCGGCGACGCGGAGGCGGTCGTAGGCCTGATTCACGGGCATGTCGAGTGGTTCTCCCACCTCGCCCGGGGTGAGGTCCGATGA